In Pyrus communis chromosome 1, drPyrComm1.1, whole genome shotgun sequence, the following are encoded in one genomic region:
- the LOC137747201 gene encoding vacuolar iron transporter homolog 4-like yields MDTSRHTLETPVEHKLPVTDDEKYANTRTEQVQRAQWLRAALLGASDGLLSTTSLMLGVGAAKEDRGTMVLSGIAGAVAGACSMAVGEFVSVSTQRDIERTSLLRQCSYKTEEMKEKSNLTISVELTPSTGLPCGNSASKPPEQPEKTRKMTAIEITQISEGKESLPSPHKAAAASALAFLCGSLVPLLSAMFIPQNSIRMAVVVVVASLALALFGSVGARMGGSPVMPSAIRVLVGGWIAMAITYALLRPFEKESPNEKD; encoded by the coding sequence ATGGATACTTCTCGTCATACACTCGAAACCCCAGTTGAGCACAAGCTTCCTGTAACTGATGATGAGAAATACGCGAACACAAGGACCGAGCAAGTGCAGAGAGCTCAGTGGCTCAGAGCTGCTCTCCTGGGAGCAAGCGACGGGTTACTGTCAACCACGTCCTTGATGCTTGGTGTCGGGGCAGCGAAGGAAGATCGTGGGACGATGGTCTTATCCGGCATAGCGGGAGCTGTTGCTGGAGCTTGCAGCATGGCTGTGGGGGAGTTTGTTTCGGTATCAACACAAAGAGATATTGAAAGGACTTCTCTTTTAAGACAGTGCAGTTACAAAACTGAAGAGATGAAGGAAAAATCTAACCTAACCATTTCAGTTGAACTGACTCCTTCAACAGGACTCCCATGTGGAAATTCAGCATCCAAGCCGCCGGAGCAGCCGGAGAAAACGAGGAAGATGACTGCCATTGAGATCACACAAATTAGTGAAGGGAAGGAGTCATTGCCAAGTCCACACAAGGCAGCAGCTGCATCAGCCTTGGCGTTTCTGTGTGGCTCACTTGTGCCTTTACTCTCAGCCATGTTTATTCCTCAAAATAGTATAAGAATGGCGGTGGTTGTGGTAGTGGCTTCACTAGCTCTGGCTCTCTTTGGCAGCGTGGGAGCTCGTATGGGTGGCTCCCCGGTGATGCCATCtgctattagggttttagttgGAGGGTGGATAGCAATGGCAATCACTTATGCCTTGCTCAGGCCTTTTGAAAAGGAAAGTCCCAATGAAAAGGACTGA
- the LOC137747208 gene encoding uncharacterized protein: MAASFLFACNFNVNHGCMNVNPLPKLFLGAGHRIRDQTLSNRNQTHQCFLTRKSSRRFSISAVTKGSAKSSKSDEKIPSWAKPDSDEPPPWAQDEGKKDDAQEGFEVPFFVYLLASAITAIAAIGSVFEYVNEKPVFGILGSDSIFYAPVLGFFAFTGIPTSAFLWFKSVQTANKEAEEQDKRDGYL, encoded by the exons ATGGCTGCAAGCTTCTTGTTTGCGTGCAATTTTAATGTAAACCATGGCTGTATGAATGTTAATCCGTTACCCAAACTGTTCTTGGGTGCTGGACACAGAATCCGggatcaaactctttcaaatagAAACCAAACCCATCAATGCTTTCTAACAAGGAAGTCCTCTCGTAGGTTTTCCATTTCTGCTGTCACCAAAGGTTCCGCGAAATCAAGCAAGTCTGATGAGAAAATCCCCTCGTGGGCTAAACCGGATTCAGACGAGCCTCCTCCTTGGGCACAGGATGAAGGCAAGAAAGATGATGCACAAGAGGGATTTGAGGttcctttttttgtttatcTACTTGCCTCAGCGATCACTGCAATTGCTGCA ATAGGTTCTGTTTTTGAGTATGTGAACGAAAAGCCCGTCTTCGGAATCTTGGGTTCAGACAGCATATTTTATGCTCCAGTCCTTGGATTTTTTGCATTTACTGGCATTCCCACTTCT GCATTCCTGTGGTTCAAATCTGTTCAAACTGCTAACAAGGAAGCAGAGGAACAAGACAAGAGGGATGGATATCTATAG